One Vibrio pomeroyi genomic region harbors:
- a CDS encoding GFA family protein — MQTIKGFSIIINTGLTRSGAWMDINHIKDRNIRSCECRCGAVNLVCRGEPQRTSVCHCYECQKRTGSVFGVQARFPIEQVTLSGEVTSFSRISDTGNEVTYQFCPQCGTTMLLQSVAAADFYIVPLGLFKEQDFPLPSFSVYEERKHGWVKFDHQMSQYN, encoded by the coding sequence GTGCAGACCATAAAGGGCTTTAGTATAATTATCAATACAGGGTTAACCAGAAGTGGAGCATGGATGGATATCAATCATATTAAAGACAGAAATATAAGAAGTTGCGAATGTCGCTGTGGAGCCGTCAATCTCGTATGCCGCGGTGAGCCTCAACGTACCTCTGTATGTCATTGCTATGAATGCCAAAAACGCACAGGAAGTGTGTTCGGCGTTCAAGCTCGGTTCCCAATTGAACAAGTCACACTCAGCGGAGAGGTCACCTCTTTCTCACGCATCAGCGATACAGGCAATGAAGTCACCTATCAGTTTTGTCCTCAGTGTGGCACCACTATGCTTTTACAATCGGTTGCCGCCGCCGATTTTTATATCGTCCCTCTCGGGCTGTTTAAAGAACAAGATTTTCCACTGCCAAGTTTTTCAGTTTATGAAGAGCGAAAACATGGTTGGGTCAAATTTGACCATCAA